TGCTGATGCTTTAAGAATCAGCGAGTACAAGCAAAGATTTTTCATCAATCGTGCCAGGGGACTCCATAAGTACAAGCCCAATGTAACGGTGAATACCCGTTATCTCTCACTTGCGATCCACTCCCTACCTCAATCGGGGTTAGTTGGTTTGGTTTCCGACATGGGAACAGGAAAGACTGAAATTTTGGCAGTTCTCAGAAGAGAGAACCCCCAACTCAGTTTTTTGAACAATGGGCATCGGGTTACTTTGCTCAAGAATCTCAGTGATCGCTTACAAACAGCAATGTACTCCGCGATTTCTTGCGGGGACTGGGGTCAGGTAAAAGCTCTCAGCATTACCGTGGATTCTCTGTATAAAATGGCAAATGATCTACAGGCTTACGATATTCTATTTATTGATGAAGCCTGCCAGTATCTCGCCCATCTACTGAAGTCCAAAACTTGCAAGGAACACCGGGGGGCTATTCTGGAAGTGCTTGAGTATCTAGTTTACAACGCCAAGCTGGTTGTTTTAGCTGATGCTCACTTGGATGATTTGACCATTGAGTTTTTCATGAATTTGCGACCGGCTGGTGAAAAACCCTACATCATCAAAAACCTGTATCGCTCAGGTGGTCGTCAAGTTCATTGGTACGAGGGGAAAAACAGCAGCGCAATCGTTGCCGAGTTTCACGCTCAACTGATGTTGGGCAAAAAACTGATGATGGTCAGTGACAGTAAGCGTTTCATCAAAAAGTTAGAACGAGCGCTGAATGACGGTTCAACAATCGATGATAACTACGAAACACCGGAATCAGCAGAAGACCGACAGCTACGGGTGTGGGCTATTCATTCGGAAAATAGCGGTTCTGAAGAGAATGTGATTTTCATTAGGGAGATTAACATTGCCATTAAGGATCTTGACGCTTTTTTAATTACTCCTAGTCTCAGTTCAGGGGTTGACATTTCCAGCTATCATTTTGATGCCGTGTTTGGCGTGTTTCATGCTGTCTCGCAGTCGGCTACAGAATGCGCCCAGCAGTTATGGCGGTATCGTCCAGATGTCCCCATGTATGTTTGGGTTGCTCCGCGTCCCCCCTTTGGTTACGCCGAAACCAATGCCCGACGCATTAAAGAAAAGATTCTTCAAACAAATGAGATGACCGCTTTTCTGATTCGCATTAACCGGGAAACGGGCAAACGTGGGGCTGAGAAGGATTGGGCGTTGGATACCAGTTGTCAGATTGAGGGGCAAAGGAATTGGTCGATTAATAATCTACGGGCTGATCTGCGATCGCTTCTGGAGGAGATGGGGAATACCATTGTTTCTGCCGGGGATGGAGGTAATGAAGCGACTTCGCGGTGGATGAAAGCGGCTGGTATTGCCATTGATGAAGAACATTATCGCAAGGTGGCGAATGCCAAAGATATTGACAGAAGGACTTATACGAGTAGGCAGCATCAGGATTATCTCAAGCCGGAGGAGGTTTTGGAGTGTGAGAAGTTCCGCATTCAGGATACTTATGGCATGAGTGTTACCCCTGAACTGGTTGAGCAAGATGATGGGGGGCGCTTAATTAAGAAGATTGTCGCACTGGAGGCAATATTAGCAGCACCGGGGGAAATGATTACTGATGACCAGGGGATCTCGTGTGTTTCACCGCCCTCTGTGGTTGTGGAGCGGGA
This region of Nostoc flagelliforme CCNUN1 genomic DNA includes:
- a CDS encoding plasmid replication protein, CyRepA1 family, whose product is MINSNRVLQPHEVIGGYEIISRPYNIEAHHWNEWLASAVDPKLTALNVRSLSGTSIYEYLLCALPQTARRNDGRLRDGYLKRYAHAEAGAWWVSGLDPLNDWLAMDWGRMKPDYPRLEWDKTTQQQTQKPVKYESPPKTPNRVTYLRMPLHLWRLVSLRYNVPMPEHITVTEEGEALGFWAWVMAHPEIPVILTEGEKKAGCLLTLGFVAIALPGIWNGRVGKEDLERLHPDLVPIAQKGRKFVVLFDYESKPKTKQQIFQATRRTASAIVELCCQCEVALLPGPEKGIDDWVVALGKKAGIAVTAMIADALRISEYKQRFFINRARGLHKYKPNVTVNTRYLSLAIHSLPQSGLVGLVSDMGTGKTEILAVLRRENPQLSFLNNGHRVTLLKNLSDRLQTAMYSAISCGDWGQVKALSITVDSLYKMANDLQAYDILFIDEACQYLAHLLKSKTCKEHRGAILEVLEYLVYNAKLVVLADAHLDDLTIEFFMNLRPAGEKPYIIKNLYRSGGRQVHWYEGKNSSAIVAEFHAQLMLGKKLMMVSDSKRFIKKLERALNDGSTIDDNYETPESAEDRQLRVWAIHSENSGSEENVIFIREINIAIKDLDAFLITPSLSSGVDISSYHFDAVFGVFHAVSQSATECAQQLWRYRPDVPMYVWVAPRPPFGYAETNARRIKEKILQTNEMTAFLIRINRETGKRGAEKDWALDTSCQIEGQRNWSINNLRADLRSLLEEMGNTIVSAGDGGNEATSRWMKAAGIAIDEEHYRKVANAKDIDRRTYTSRQHQDYLKPEEVLECEKFRIQDTYGMSVTPELVEQDDGGRLIKKIVALEAILAAPGEMITDDQGISCVSPPSVVVERDKSERERLAICTDWSNHSTAWLMRHRLGLRAVLVDLMAGVEIKGDEAMIQVLAEFSKRNASHVKGILNLTIPLSESPVWILGQFLWQLGLSTESRRPMEDGQRVRYYRLNTEDVKFIQKVLEYRQRQREERERKRQESLERDAAYAARMQAQYGINPPSIPPINEDGSNNRGGMDTDEADSISWWERVKYYAQLAIERVEYGVESVKELLSTLTIDERWGVIFKFEDIDPNKFAQLVAGAPDWVEWMA